The stretch of DNA CGCTTGGCACTTCGGTGAGGGCAAGGATTGGACCTACCAGGTTCAGGGCGGCGTGCGGAACCTGTCCGTCGGCTGGCGCATCTCCTGGGATCCGTCAATCCTCGCGCCCGACCTCGGCAACGGCCGCGTCGTCCGCTACGACCGGACGGACGCCGCACCGCCGCGAGTCTTCGACGCACTCGGCGGGCTGCTCATGAACGAGCAGACCATCAACTCGGTCACCCTCGATCCCGCGACGATGCCCGATCCGGTGGCGACCACCCGGCGTCTCGCGGAGGTCCTCGAGCCGGTGGCTCCCCTCGTGACGGCCGACTCGATGATGGCCGAGATGGCCGAGAAGCCCGGCCAGCAGGTCACCGCCGTGCTGCTGCGCGACCAGGACTGGCAATTCCTCGAGGAGGACCTCGCGATCCCCGGCGTAATCACCATCAAGACGCCGAAACTCATCACGTCGGATCGGCGCATCACGACGCCGCTGCTGGATCCGCTGCGCAAGGTGTGGCAGGCCAACCGGGACGCGACGGCCGGCTGGGCCGTCCACCTCGTCGACCCCGACGGCACGCTCATCCCGCAGGCGGGTTTCCAGGGCCCGCCCGGACCGGACATCGTCGCGACGATGGACTCCCACCTGCAGCTGGCGGCCGAGGAGGCCGTGGTCAGCGTCGGAACTCCCGCGGCGATCGTCGCGATCCAGCCGTCCTCCGGCGCCGTCCTGGCCGCCGCGCAGAACAACCAGGCGATGGAGCAGGGGCCGATCGCGTTCCAGGGTCTCTACAACGCCGGATCGAACCTCGACCTGGTGAAGAAGGCCGCCGGACTGCAGAAGGGCGTCGACCCGTCCTCGCTGTCGATCGAGGACATCGAGAAGGCGGGCAATCAGCTCGGGCTCGGCATGAACTACAAGATCCCGGGCCTCGACCATCAGACCGCCGTCTTCACCGCCGACCAGTCGGGCATGAACCAGGTGATGAACCGTAAGGACAGCGACCTGCCCGCCGTCACGCCGTTCGGGATGGCCATGCTGGCCGCGTCGATCGCACGGGGCAGCGCGCCGGCACCGATGATCGTCCAGGGACAGCCGGGCACCACCGACGTGGCCGCTCAGCCGCTTCCGGCGAACGTCAACGACCAGTTGCGGGGCATGATGCGCGACAACGTGGTGCGGGGCGGTGCGTCGTTCCTCAACGGCTACCCGGACCTCATGGGCATGAACGGCGCGAGCGGCGACGACCGCTGGTTCTACGGCTCACGCGGCGACCTGGCCTTCGCGGTCTTCGTCGCCGACGCCGACGGTGGCGACCGCGCGATCAAGATGACCGACATGCTCTTCCGTGAGATGGCGAAGCCGGCGAACTGAGGGCGCGGACCCGTCGTTCTGAGGGAGTAAGTGAGCAAGGGTAAGTTTCTACCTTGTGTCCCTGCTTGATATCGGTCTTCTCGTCGTAGCGGGGTTCTTCGCAGGACTGGTCGGATTCGTCACCGGCCTGGCGTCCATCGTGTCGTATCCCGCGCTCCTCGCGGTCGGTCTGCCGCCCGTGACCGCCAATGTGACCAATACGGTCGCGATGGTGGCGGTCGGCGTCGGCGCGCTGTCCAACTCGACGCGGGAGGTCGCCGACACCGGTGCCAAGCTGTGGCGGTGGGCGCTGTACTCCGCGGCGGGCGGCCTGGTCGGCGCGGGAATCCTGCTGCTGGCGCCCGCGGGGTCGTTC from Rhodococcus opacus B4 encodes:
- a CDS encoding NTF2-like N-terminal transpeptidase domain-containing protein — translated: MVDMGNGRSLGRRNRYVIALTSAVVLAVILASCVLSKEEATAESVVDDFVNALNEGDAAAAAAQTSYPNAAETAIQQMFDGLHPEDAEFDVTQFMDLGSDSGFFTVGAAWHFGEGKDWTYQVQGGVRNLSVGWRISWDPSILAPDLGNGRVVRYDRTDAAPPRVFDALGGLLMNEQTINSVTLDPATMPDPVATTRRLAEVLEPVAPLVTADSMMAEMAEKPGQQVTAVLLRDQDWQFLEEDLAIPGVITIKTPKLITSDRRITTPLLDPLRKVWQANRDATAGWAVHLVDPDGTLIPQAGFQGPPGPDIVATMDSHLQLAAEEAVVSVGTPAAIVAIQPSSGAVLAAAQNNQAMEQGPIAFQGLYNAGSNLDLVKKAAGLQKGVDPSSLSIEDIEKAGNQLGLGMNYKIPGLDHQTAVFTADQSGMNQVMNRKDSDLPAVTPFGMAMLAASIARGSAPAPMIVQGQPGTTDVAAQPLPANVNDQLRGMMRDNVVRGGASFLNGYPDLMGMNGASGDDRWFYGSRGDLAFAVFVADADGGDRAIKMTDMLFREMAKPAN